In Chryseobacterium oranimense, a single window of DNA contains:
- a CDS encoding deoxyguanosinetriphosphate triphosphohydrolase, whose product MNLNQIFTNQRTGNNPHTKASRTDFQRDFDRIIFSSAFRRLQNKTQVFPLPGSVFVHNRLTHSLEVSSVGRSLGSIIGEFIFDTYKNDLTEDSKNFYLHNLGNVIAAACLCHDVGNPAFGHSGEDAIASYFERNEKDLKLKFNEKEWADLVNFEGNANAIRVLAQRQQGKDDGGIQLTFSTLASIAKYPCEAVAKKKGIIHRKKFGFFQNEKDIFLEIARSTNLILENEEPYIFKRHPFVWLVEAADDICYNIIDMEDAHRLGIVSTSDCENLFFELIKSESSDTEKVKNKLASISNENEKISYLRAKAINALINKSLEIYKHNFETILQGNLNNGLLDIYKSENRALQDIESFSIEKIYNHKAVVEIENAGYNVMYELLDHFIPSILKPEDERKSYDKKALKLLPRQFVYEEGTDYQKVLGVIDFVSGMTDNFATDLYRKIKGIDIGMTV is encoded by the coding sequence ATGAATTTAAACCAGATTTTCACGAATCAGCGTACAGGAAATAATCCGCATACCAAAGCATCCAGAACTGATTTTCAGAGAGATTTCGACAGGATTATCTTCTCTTCCGCATTCAGAAGGCTGCAGAATAAAACCCAGGTTTTCCCCCTTCCCGGAAGCGTTTTCGTACACAACAGGCTGACGCACTCACTGGAAGTTTCGTCAGTAGGGCGAAGTTTGGGAAGTATTATCGGAGAATTTATCTTTGATACCTATAAAAATGACCTTACAGAAGATTCCAAAAACTTTTATCTTCATAATTTAGGAAATGTAATTGCCGCAGCATGTTTGTGCCATGATGTAGGAAATCCGGCTTTCGGACATTCGGGAGAAGACGCTATTGCCAGTTATTTTGAGAGGAATGAGAAAGATCTCAAACTCAAATTCAACGAAAAAGAATGGGCAGATCTTGTGAATTTTGAAGGAAATGCCAATGCTATCAGAGTTCTGGCACAACGTCAGCAGGGAAAAGATGATGGCGGAATTCAGCTTACATTTTCCACGCTTGCGAGTATTGCCAAATATCCTTGTGAAGCAGTAGCTAAGAAAAAAGGAATTATTCACAGAAAAAAATTCGGGTTTTTCCAGAACGAGAAAGATATTTTTCTGGAAATAGCAAGAAGTACCAACCTCATTCTTGAAAATGAAGAGCCTTATATTTTTAAAAGACATCCTTTTGTATGGCTGGTAGAAGCAGCAGACGATATCTGTTATAATATTATCGACATGGAAGATGCCCACAGATTGGGAATTGTCTCTACTTCAGACTGTGAAAACCTGTTTTTTGAACTGATAAAATCTGAAAGCAGCGATACGGAAAAAGTGAAAAATAAGCTGGCTTCCATTTCCAATGAAAATGAAAAAATCTCCTATCTCCGGGCAAAAGCAATCAATGCACTGATCAATAAATCTCTTGAAATTTACAAGCATAATTTTGAAACTATCCTTCAGGGTAATCTGAACAATGGACTTTTGGATATTTATAAATCCGAGAACCGCGCTTTGCAGGATATTGAATCATTTTCCATTGAAAAGATTTATAACCATAAAGCCGTAGTAGAAATTGAAAATGCAGGCTATAATGTAATGTACGAACTTCTCGACCATTTTATTCCATCGATTCTGAAACCTGAGGATGAAAGAAAATCTTACGATAAAAAAGCTCTGAAGCTGCTCCCAAGACAATTCGTTTACGAGGAGGGGACGGATTACCAAAAGGTGCTTGGCGTTATAGATTTCGTTTCAGGAATGACTGATAATTTTGCAACTGATCTTTACAGGAAAATTAAAGGAATTGATATCGGAATGACGGTTTAA
- a CDS encoding APC family permease translates to MNQLFRRKNYSETDTSTSLLRVLGVWDIVFFGIAAIIGAGSFSSLGEAVFRGGPGVILLYLICGFACGFTALCYAEFASRIPTAGSAYTYAYASFGELIAWVIGWALIMEYSFGNIYVAFSWSDYFTSFLGRLGMHIPDYLTCSYTEARKAVQYGSENKELLNAWKAAPLIGSLKFIVDLPALVINGLITWLCYVGVKESKNFNNSLVILKLAVIVLVILVGFSYINTENWTPVNPETQVASFMPNGFAGVMSAVSGVFFAYIGFDALSVLSEETKDPQKTLPKGMIISLVLCTVIYIALTLVLTGMVDYRKFDGIGDPLSFIFEKSNANVAWMELVVSFVAIVAITTVLLVFQMGQPRIWYAMSRDGLMPEKFKTVHPKYKTPSFATIITGIAVGVPILFTDKTFILDFTSIGTIFAFVLVCAGVLMLPAKEKIKGRFHLPYINGKIIFPIIFIGGLIGFYLWQPQFFTNLMDWKDPKEGEFRASIFVFIIVNLVLCVFAFIKNFSLIPLIGLSSCLYLLTGMSHENWFWFGLWFALGLIIYFCYGYRNSKLRKEAV, encoded by the coding sequence ATGAATCAACTTTTCAGAAGGAAAAACTATTCAGAAACAGATACATCTACCAGCCTTCTAAGGGTTTTAGGTGTTTGGGATATCGTTTTTTTTGGTATTGCGGCCATTATTGGAGCAGGAAGTTTCAGCAGCTTAGGTGAAGCGGTTTTCAGGGGTGGCCCCGGAGTTATTCTATTGTATTTAATTTGTGGTTTTGCCTGCGGTTTTACAGCGTTATGCTATGCTGAATTTGCCAGCAGAATTCCTACAGCAGGTTCTGCATATACTTATGCCTATGCCAGTTTCGGGGAACTGATCGCCTGGGTGATAGGATGGGCACTGATCATGGAATATTCTTTCGGGAATATTTACGTAGCCTTTTCGTGGTCCGATTATTTTACCAGCTTTTTAGGACGTCTGGGCATGCACATCCCCGATTATCTTACCTGCAGCTATACAGAAGCCAGAAAAGCCGTTCAATACGGTTCTGAGAATAAAGAATTATTAAATGCCTGGAAAGCAGCTCCGCTGATTGGCAGCTTAAAGTTTATCGTTGACCTTCCGGCACTGGTAATCAATGGGCTTATTACATGGCTTTGTTATGTAGGGGTAAAAGAAAGTAAAAACTTCAACAATTCTTTGGTTATTTTAAAACTGGCGGTTATTGTTTTAGTGATCCTTGTAGGTTTTTCTTATATCAATACAGAGAACTGGACACCGGTAAATCCGGAAACCCAGGTAGCTTCATTTATGCCCAACGGCTTTGCGGGGGTTATGAGTGCTGTTTCAGGAGTCTTCTTTGCCTACATCGGTTTTGATGCATTAAGCGTGCTTTCCGAAGAAACCAAAGATCCTCAGAAGACACTTCCGAAAGGAATGATTATTTCTCTTGTGCTTTGTACAGTTATTTATATTGCTTTAACGCTTGTTTTAACAGGAATGGTGGATTACAGGAAGTTTGATGGCATCGGAGATCCGCTTTCATTTATATTCGAAAAATCGAATGCCAATGTAGCCTGGATGGAACTTGTTGTTTCTTTTGTAGCTATTGTTGCTATTACTACTGTATTACTGGTATTTCAGATGGGACAGCCAAGAATCTGGTATGCCATGAGCCGTGACGGATTGATGCCTGAAAAATTCAAGACGGTACACCCTAAATACAAAACCCCTTCGTTTGCTACTATTATTACAGGTATTGCGGTAGGCGTTCCTATCCTTTTCACAGATAAAACATTCATTCTCGATTTCACAAGTATCGGAACGATCTTCGCTTTCGTACTGGTTTGTGCAGGTGTGTTAATGCTTCCTGCCAAAGAGAAGATCAAAGGCAGGTTCCACCTTCCTTATATTAACGGTAAAATTATCTTCCCGATTATTTTTATCGGTGGATTAATTGGTTTCTACTTATGGCAGCCGCAATTCTTTACCAATCTAATGGACTGGAAAGATCCTAAAGAGGGTGAATTCAGAGCTTCGATTTTCGTTTTCATTATAGTTAATCTGGTTCTGTGCGTCTTTGCCTTTATTAAGAATTTCTCTTTAATTCCTTTAATCGGTTTAAGCTCATGCTTATACCTTCTTACCGGAATGAGCCATGAGAACTGGTTCTGGTTCGGACTTTGGTTTGCCCTAGGTCTTATCATTTATTTCTGCTACGGCTATAGAAACAGTAAGCTAAGAAAAGAAGCAGTGTAA
- a CDS encoding DUF962 domain-containing protein produces MSERIKTYREFYQFYLTEHSKTGTRIFHFIGTLLVFVVIWYVISSGKERFLWYIPIFGYGFAWFSHAIIEKNKPATFKYPLWSLISDFRLFFELLTGKQKFKGTAPKPKETEDTERLI; encoded by the coding sequence ATGTCAGAAAGAATTAAAACGTACAGAGAATTCTATCAGTTCTATCTTACCGAACACAGTAAAACAGGAACCAGAATCTTTCACTTCATTGGAACCCTTTTGGTATTTGTGGTTATCTGGTATGTAATCAGTTCAGGAAAAGAACGTTTCCTGTGGTATATTCCGATCTTCGGATATGGTTTCGCCTGGTTCAGCCATGCCATCATTGAAAAAAACAAGCCTGCGACTTTTAAGTATCCTCTCTGGTCATTAATCTCAGACTTCAGACTGTTCTTTGAACTGCTGACCGGTAAACAGAAATTCAAGGGAACAGCTCCAAAACCAAAAGAGACTGAAGATACCGAGAGGTTAATTTAA
- a CDS encoding DUF4377 domain-containing protein, with product MKIIATILKSAVPAIALFAMTQCTTTANTAGADEKTFIVGPETADCTGVAPMKCLQVKEKASENWTNFYTNIEGFTYEPGYEYVLKVKTEKIANPPADGSSIKYTLIKEVSKTKK from the coding sequence ATGAAAATTATCGCAACCATTTTAAAAAGCGCTGTTCCTGCAATAGCCCTATTCGCAATGACACAATGTACCACAACGGCTAACACTGCCGGAGCTGATGAAAAAACATTCATCGTAGGACCAGAAACTGCAGACTGTACAGGAGTAGCCCCAATGAAATGCCTGCAGGTAAAAGAAAAGGCTTCAGAAAACTGGACGAATTTCTATACCAATATCGAAGGATTCACTTATGAACCGGGATATGAGTATGTTTTAAAGGTAAAAACAGAAAAGATAGCCAATCCGCCCGCTGACGGATCTTCTATAAAATATACACTGATAAAAGAGGTTTCTAAAACCAAGAAATAA